From the genome of Metabacillus dongyingensis:
CGTGCCACCGCTCTTTACATCAAATCGAGCATGATGCCAGTGACAAGTCAGAATTCCATCACATAGGCTACCCATATGTAAAGGAAAACCCATGTGCGGACAACGGTTATCGACAGCATGTAATTCACCTTCATGTAGAAATACAGCTATACCGTGTTTACCGCCCTTAACAACTTTTGCACCATCATTCTTCAACGTCTCAAGTTGGCCAACATGTATTGCCTCTGCCAATGAACACACTCTCCTTTAAAAGTTCATCCTTCCAACACAGCTTCTTAATTTCTATGATGATCATTATCTACTACTTTATATTAATTATAAAAAAGTGTAATCCTTCATAAGTTGAAAATTTTCTCATCCAAAAGTCTGAGATTGTTGAAACATCTTATTTGGAGGGTTTAGACAACTTGTAAATGTATCTGATGATGATAATGAAAACCATATCCCGAAAAAGGAGTACGCATGTGACCATTGTGGGCTATGGACCAGTAAACCGATGTCAGCATCTCACAAAATCATCATGATCAGAGTGATCGCAATGATAAATGATAAACGCATGAGACCATTTAATACAGATAGGGCAACAAGGACAAGGAAAGTGAAAATAGGAATACCGATCAATGATGAAGCGGATCAAACCAATCATTAAAAAAATATGGATGTGAAAAATAGTCTATCCTTTTCTTCTTCACTAATTTAAGGGAGGGTTTTTTATAGTAGGTAACTATACAATTCTCTCTAACAAATCCCCCACTTTTTCTGCCATGACACGAGGTGGATAAGGCATCCCATTCTTTAACCACCATTCCACTACTCCAACGTAAGCATTTGCTACAAATTGAACAATTACATCTTCATTTTGACCATAATTTTTTCCTTTTGTTATGTCCACATCTTTCTTGAACTCTTCGATATTAAACTTAAGGAACTGACTACGAAAATATGGAGCTCCTTCACTCGCCAGCATCGTCGAAAAGAATAAATAATTACTCTTAAAGTATTCCATACAGTGTACAGTCGAT
Proteins encoded in this window:
- a CDS encoding TetR/AcrR family transcriptional regulator encodes the protein MPKVDRRITKSQEAIKKALIELMSEKSFDDITIQDIADRANVNRGTIYLHYLDKFDLLDKIMEEHINNMSNFCESATEMDYIESTVHCMEYFKSNYLFFSTMLASEGAPYFRSQFLKFNIEEFKKDVDITKGKNYGQNEDVIVQFVANAYVGVVEWWLKNGMPYPPRVMAEKVGDLLERIV